One genomic region from Evansella sp. LMS18 encodes:
- a CDS encoding peptidylprolyl isomerase, with protein sequence MKKLSVPFTMLISLSVLLAACGDNNGNQEDFTDGNNDNLATPPAENEDSQEEGNPAEELPLERAEAPDDYPQFNEEAADSEEVIVHTNMGGIHLRLFPQFAPLAVENFLTLSEDGFYDGVTFHRILDGFMIQGGDPTGSGMGGESIYDGPFEDEFTTALAHFRGALSMANSGPNTNSSQFFIVQADEEGLSEEYFDMLEEEGMVFPEETVERYLEVGGTPHLDFGHTVFGHVVDGMDVVDEIAAVETDQQGRPEEEVIIESVEILD encoded by the coding sequence ATGAAAAAATTATCAGTTCCATTTACTATGTTAATAAGCTTATCAGTGCTCCTCGCAGCATGCGGGGATAATAACGGAAATCAGGAGGACTTTACCGATGGCAATAACGATAACCTTGCCACGCCTCCAGCGGAAAACGAAGATTCCCAGGAAGAGGGAAACCCAGCGGAGGAGCTTCCTCTGGAAAGAGCGGAGGCACCTGACGATTACCCGCAGTTTAATGAGGAGGCAGCGGACTCAGAAGAGGTGATTGTCCATACGAATATGGGGGGAATCCATCTTCGCTTATTCCCGCAGTTTGCCCCTCTTGCAGTGGAGAACTTTCTTACCCTTAGTGAAGATGGATTTTATGACGGTGTAACCTTCCACCGGATTCTTGACGGGTTTATGATCCAGGGCGGCGATCCAACCGGCAGCGGAATGGGAGGAGAAAGTATTTATGATGGTCCTTTTGAAGATGAATTCACTACTGCTTTAGCACATTTCCGCGGTGCTCTTTCTATGGCGAACAGCGGACCAAATACAAATTCCAGCCAGTTCTTTATTGTCCAGGCTGATGAAGAAGGTTTATCAGAGGAATATTTTGATATGCTTGAAGAAGAAGGCATGGTCTTCCCGGAAGAAACGGTGGAAAGATATCTGGAAGTAGGCGGAACACCGCACCTGGACTTCGGCCACACAGTTTTCGGACATGTTGTTGACGGAATGGATGTTGTGGATGAAATTGCTGCGGTTGAAACGGACCAGCAGGGGCGTCCTGAAGAAGAGGTAATTATTGAATCTGTGGAAATACTTGATTAA
- the ric gene encoding iron-sulfur cluster repair di-iron protein: MEQVFTRDTKVRELVIKVPRSDELFKRHKIDFCCGGNRPLHEAAIEKGVDEEQLLAELSDLYKKADEMKSSDSEDWTTKPYGELVDHIIHRHHHYLINELPDLSFYVTKIFRVHGGSHPELADLHRTFHELKTELEHHLLKEEQNIFPAIREYEAVRGQAERDAALSQIDELESEHDHAGTLLRDIREITSDFTLPPDACTTYRMTYKRLEVLESDMFQHVHLENNILFPRLEEEA; encoded by the coding sequence ATGGAACAAGTTTTTACAAGAGATACTAAAGTACGGGAGCTGGTGATCAAGGTTCCCCGTTCAGACGAGTTATTCAAACGGCACAAAATAGATTTCTGCTGCGGCGGCAACCGCCCGCTTCATGAAGCTGCGATTGAGAAAGGAGTCGACGAAGAGCAGCTTCTGGCTGAGCTTTCAGATCTCTATAAAAAAGCTGACGAAATGAAATCCTCAGACAGCGAAGACTGGACCACTAAGCCATACGGGGAGCTGGTTGACCATATCATCCACCGCCACCACCATTATCTCATTAACGAACTGCCTGATCTTAGTTTTTACGTCACCAAAATCTTCCGTGTGCACGGCGGGTCACACCCGGAGCTGGCTGATCTCCACCGTACATTCCATGAACTGAAAACCGAACTTGAACATCACTTACTGAAGGAAGAACAAAATATCTTCCCTGCTATCAGAGAGTATGAAGCTGTAAGAGGGCAGGCGGAACGAGACGCTGCATTAAGCCAGATCGATGAGCTGGAATCTGAACATGACCATGCAGGCACGCTGCTGCGGGATATCCGGGAGATCACTTCTGATTTTACACTCCCGCCAGACGCATGTACAACTTACCGCATGACCTATAAACGGCTGGAAGTACTGGAAAGCGATATGTTCCAGCATGTCCACCTTGAAAACAACATCCTCTTCCCCCGACTTGAGGAAGAAGCATAA
- a CDS encoding amidohydrolase family protein encodes MKIIDAHIHLSHINSFHDTAKNISRLDYSVRGLQREMKENNIVLGIGMGLREIEGGEGFPDSLPPTPMGLDLLKEPLEEVVYCAGVNPYRLGRQELHNLEKELLKPDVVGIKIYLGYYPFYAYDKVYEPVYELARDYRVPVVFHTGDTYSERGLLKYAHPLTLDEVAVRHREVTFVMAHFGDPWMLDAAEVVYKNRNMFADLSGLIVGDHKEVKRIMGTEHFFDHFKHALAFCDHYEKFMFGTDWPLVRTEPYIDFIRKHLPERTWEDVFFHTAVRVFPKIRSRVGGRHRR; translated from the coding sequence TTGAAAATCATTGACGCACATATCCATCTGTCACATATAAATTCCTTTCATGATACAGCGAAAAATATCTCCCGTCTTGATTATTCTGTCCGGGGACTTCAGCGGGAAATGAAAGAAAACAACATTGTACTCGGAATAGGGATGGGGCTTCGTGAAATTGAGGGAGGGGAAGGGTTTCCTGACTCCCTTCCTCCTACGCCCATGGGGCTGGATCTGCTGAAGGAGCCTCTGGAGGAAGTGGTTTACTGTGCGGGGGTGAACCCTTACCGCCTTGGCAGGCAGGAGCTGCATAACCTGGAGAAGGAGCTGCTTAAGCCGGACGTTGTGGGAATTAAAATTTATCTCGGATACTACCCTTTCTACGCGTATGATAAAGTTTATGAACCTGTCTATGAACTGGCCAGGGATTACCGTGTCCCAGTCGTTTTTCACACAGGTGATACATATTCCGAGCGGGGGCTCCTGAAATACGCGCACCCCCTCACCCTTGATGAAGTGGCTGTGCGCCACCGTGAGGTTACTTTCGTTATGGCCCATTTCGGTGATCCGTGGATGCTCGATGCGGCTGAAGTTGTATATAAAAACCGTAATATGTTTGCGGATTTATCCGGGTTAATCGTAGGCGATCATAAAGAAGTGAAACGGATCATGGGAACAGAGCATTTTTTTGATCATTTTAAGCATGCTCTCGCTTTTTGCGATCATTACGAGAAGTTTATGTTCGGTACCGACTGGCCGCTCGTAAGGACGGAGCCTTATATTGACTTTATAAGGAAACACCTCCCGGAAAGAACGTGGGAGGACGTCTTCTTTCATACTGCGGTTCGTGTCTTCCCGAAAATACGAAGCAGAGTGGGAGGAAGACACAGAAGATGA
- a CDS encoding GNAT family N-acetyltransferase produces MKETREIVIKDFTPEMAATVADMWNKSREGWGGHGDIKTKEQVQNEQGNSTNLHTYIAIDGEEAVGYCGLSEYRDDTGALYIPLLNVRTDYHGRKIGKKLVLTALKETINRKWPRLDLYTWPGNTKAVPLYKKCGFFWENRDDTVHLMNFLPLVLNTKAFVDFFRSADWYSDSVREIRTEPDGRKSGDFELYDYHWEKDGRILHVAVEKTGRGISAVKTENYSIEMKLESHTVIHGKNNKAVFYIENYTDGPLEIEITGKDDRNISFPLSLKENAGEKAVIEGSFTAEDSGEEQGDGKTHPAVTAEVLINGEKIVFKTGVLPLPPVNMAGKLSGKFTKIGAWENAFMELGNNCPEAVQLKFTLPEMEEVDFKEKNYVVRLEKKEKKTVPIQFFLKKPAFIDAIMPAVVETEEGEALTCSGRAAFAFNSPGSRISGECSKYYHLFSGLVHVALSKESNTLIYERGRSNKSDYSFSYPKLGRPFSEEFSIMKPEKVRFYSDEWKNALELTYLSRDFPGAALTRCIELTGDGLLNHFYRLENRGPEKLHSMQLQQTVNFPLIGTYLPYRGKIVFNESSYNSEVNIWEEKDITGNWLFSNAENENSSLIWNEELPLHFQNWFRHYFEEALPELAPGQSAESKPLVFGQRVFSKAEEVLEFAGYRKDNAEHLPEKVFSLEVDGGNPFVSGKAGVKFSSAVTRSAETELFVYTGDGDKKQKQASFYRGEEENWSSLETEVPVPSGAPHILPVTVEGKMDSQHIAERLLLFPEGEDTTKTGEITENGKKVFQVNNGVFTMKAAPDFYPCIYSLHDGETEWLDSSFPEAHPKSWWNPWVGGISFGIEGLIQRRISQMPSEAAFITCIDQFGNEWKGIRMTTRVEEHEEFAGLVLHQYAVTRPGAPLVALFAEMEQNTGKHFYGKHLRTFMNINKGRRAGELTVSVDEGGKKKLFSHHRHEANLFQLNDCVFETKDGSNSLHYVPGIKSSQLELFMNEDVILTVNSTSMNTESGTREMADPRFLVLARDSFTLEDYRGLRQLRFTVN; encoded by the coding sequence TTGAAAGAAACCAGGGAAATAGTGATTAAAGATTTTACCCCGGAGATGGCGGCAACTGTAGCGGACATGTGGAATAAAAGCCGCGAAGGCTGGGGCGGCCACGGGGATATAAAAACAAAAGAGCAGGTACAGAACGAACAGGGAAATTCCACTAACCTCCATACATACATTGCAATCGATGGAGAAGAGGCAGTGGGTTATTGCGGCTTGTCAGAATACCGGGACGACACAGGAGCCCTCTATATCCCGCTTTTAAATGTGAGGACAGACTATCATGGCCGGAAAATCGGCAAAAAGCTTGTCCTTACTGCCCTTAAGGAAACTATTAACCGTAAATGGCCCCGTCTTGATTTATACACTTGGCCAGGGAATACGAAGGCTGTTCCACTGTATAAGAAATGCGGTTTCTTCTGGGAAAACAGGGATGATACAGTCCATTTAATGAATTTTCTGCCCCTGGTTCTAAACACCAAAGCATTTGTGGATTTTTTCCGTTCAGCAGACTGGTACAGCGACAGCGTCCGGGAAATCAGGACGGAGCCGGACGGCCGGAAATCCGGTGATTTTGAACTTTATGATTACCACTGGGAAAAGGACGGTCGTATTCTCCATGTAGCTGTTGAAAAAACAGGCAGGGGTATTTCTGCTGTCAAAACCGAAAATTACTCCATCGAGATGAAGCTTGAAAGCCACACTGTCATTCACGGTAAAAATAACAAGGCTGTTTTTTATATTGAAAACTATACAGACGGGCCATTGGAAATTGAAATAACTGGGAAGGATGACCGTAATATTAGCTTCCCTCTCTCCTTAAAAGAAAATGCTGGAGAAAAGGCCGTAATCGAAGGAAGCTTTACAGCAGAAGATTCCGGAGAAGAACAGGGGGATGGAAAGACCCATCCTGCAGTGACTGCAGAAGTATTGATAAACGGAGAAAAGATTGTTTTTAAAACAGGTGTCCTTCCCTTGCCGCCTGTTAATATGGCAGGGAAGCTTTCGGGCAAATTCACAAAGATTGGTGCATGGGAGAACGCGTTCATGGAGCTCGGGAATAATTGTCCCGAGGCGGTTCAGCTGAAGTTCACTCTTCCCGAAATGGAGGAGGTGGACTTCAAGGAGAAAAACTATGTAGTCAGGCTCGAGAAAAAAGAAAAAAAGACTGTCCCTATACAGTTTTTCCTGAAGAAGCCCGCCTTTATTGATGCCATTATGCCCGCCGTTGTGGAGACGGAGGAAGGAGAGGCCCTGACATGCAGCGGCAGGGCAGCATTCGCCTTTAATTCTCCCGGCTCAAGGATTAGCGGCGAATGCAGCAAATATTACCATCTGTTCAGCGGCCTTGTTCATGTTGCTCTCAGTAAAGAAAGTAATACACTCATCTATGAGCGGGGCAGAAGCAATAAAAGCGATTATTCTTTCTCCTACCCTAAGCTTGGAAGGCCTTTCTCCGAAGAATTTTCAATCATGAAGCCGGAGAAGGTGCGGTTTTACAGTGATGAGTGGAAGAACGCCCTGGAGCTCACATACTTGTCACGGGATTTTCCGGGAGCTGCACTCACTAGATGTATCGAACTGACAGGGGATGGCTTACTGAATCATTTCTACAGGCTGGAAAATCGCGGTCCGGAAAAACTTCATTCAATGCAGCTTCAGCAGACGGTGAACTTTCCTCTGATCGGTACGTACCTTCCGTACCGGGGGAAGATTGTTTTTAACGAAAGTTCTTATAACAGTGAAGTGAATATTTGGGAAGAGAAAGATATAACCGGAAACTGGCTGTTCTCAAATGCGGAGAACGAGAACAGCTCACTCATCTGGAACGAGGAGCTTCCCCTTCATTTCCAGAACTGGTTCCGCCATTACTTCGAAGAAGCATTACCGGAGCTTGCTCCCGGGCAATCAGCAGAGTCTAAGCCACTTGTCTTTGGGCAGCGAGTATTTTCGAAAGCAGAGGAAGTGCTGGAGTTCGCCGGATACAGGAAGGATAATGCCGAACATTTGCCAGAGAAGGTTTTCAGCCTGGAAGTGGATGGAGGAAATCCTTTTGTCTCCGGTAAAGCGGGGGTTAAGTTCAGCTCTGCGGTAACAAGGTCTGCTGAGACAGAGCTTTTCGTGTATACGGGCGACGGGGATAAAAAACAAAAGCAGGCTTCTTTTTACAGAGGGGAAGAGGAAAACTGGTCCTCTCTGGAGACGGAAGTCCCTGTTCCTTCCGGGGCTCCGCATATTCTCCCTGTAACTGTGGAGGGCAAAATGGACTCACAGCACATTGCTGAGCGGCTCCTTCTCTTTCCAGAAGGAGAAGATACGACTAAGACAGGGGAGATAACTGAAAACGGGAAAAAAGTCTTCCAGGTAAATAACGGGGTCTTCACTATGAAAGCTGCTCCCGATTTTTATCCGTGTATATATTCTCTTCATGATGGGGAGACCGAGTGGCTGGACTCTTCTTTTCCTGAAGCCCATCCAAAATCCTGGTGGAACCCGTGGGTCGGGGGCATTTCTTTCGGAATCGAAGGGTTAATCCAGCGGAGAATCTCGCAAATGCCTTCAGAAGCTGCTTTCATCACCTGTATTGACCAGTTCGGGAATGAATGGAAAGGGATCAGGATGACAACGAGAGTGGAGGAGCATGAGGAATTCGCAGGGCTTGTTTTACATCAATATGCCGTTACAAGGCCAGGGGCGCCGCTAGTCGCTCTGTTTGCGGAAATGGAGCAGAACACTGGAAAGCATTTTTACGGAAAGCATCTTCGTACGTTCATGAACATTAATAAAGGCAGGAGAGCGGGAGAATTAACAGTCTCTGTAGACGAGGGAGGCAAAAAGAAGCTTTTCTCCCATCATCGCCATGAAGCTAACTTATTCCAGCTGAATGACTGTGTTTTTGAAACGAAGGACGGGAGTAATTCCCTTCACTATGTACCGGGTATAAAATCTTCGCAACTGGAACTGTTCATGAATGAAGATGTTATTCTCACTGTAAACAGTACATCCATGAATACGGAAAGCGGAACAAGGGAGATGGCCGACCCCCGGTTTCTTGTATTGGCCAGGGACTCATTCACCCTTGAGGACTATCGCGGCCTCCGCCAGCTGAGGTTTACTGTTAATTAG
- a CDS encoding YwpF-like family protein, translating into MKTFKLCSLAVLFDEEHNDKGQINGQHVPLVDGLIINKEEADKNWLLDAVVTREWKDFFQEYLDGQEKFMAEVTITKKTNDPATLVCQVTGINDIGENLSIHLDGILVVKKDDLSDMLLKNLLKEGYSGDELYDEFKRRKKNRGKAIQGILTNAYEQVKQKGYYNSES; encoded by the coding sequence ATGAAAACTTTTAAACTTTGTTCACTGGCTGTGCTTTTTGATGAGGAGCATAATGACAAAGGCCAGATAAATGGGCAGCATGTCCCGCTTGTAGACGGGCTTATTATCAATAAAGAAGAAGCAGACAAGAACTGGCTCCTTGACGCAGTGGTCACCAGGGAATGGAAAGACTTTTTTCAGGAATACCTCGATGGACAGGAAAAGTTCATGGCCGAGGTCACTATTACGAAAAAAACAAATGATCCGGCAACACTTGTCTGCCAGGTAACAGGAATCAATGATATAGGAGAAAACCTCAGCATACATCTGGATGGGATTCTGGTAGTAAAAAAAGATGACCTTTCGGATATGCTGCTCAAAAACCTGCTGAAGGAAGGCTACTCCGGTGACGAACTGTATGATGAATTTAAACGGCGGAAGAAGAACAGGGGTAAGGCAATTCAGGGAATACTGACCAATGCGTATGAACAGGTGAAGCAAAAAGGCTATTACAACTCAGAATCCTGA
- a CDS encoding DUF2207 domain-containing protein: MTTDFFEAGSAVYLFSLSLFLLLAAGIVLIGFKENIRRKKHKLESKKLLITEEDLEKLPPALAAQFLHGREDSSRHILSGLLSLVAKRKFHLGFDEKRSEYYFERNLSGSGRLEEEEQFLADWFLEEIGDHSRFYPSQLEVYTENRENRERFIQRYYEWEENNEQKLKQLGLLSDLPSRKLLLGAIALIQLVAGGILLFVVPFVSILYLAGAIASFWLMFYLKNMTDYGWKIYYRFKEYKERLPESAKNQTDLSQFPPAALYALAFGKKDDYFRHLPVKEAPPSLRQENFPLYFAAGSGVFALSSEEGDLADDLAASIEKAVSPAYEAAVEDGAGGFDAS; encoded by the coding sequence ATGACGACTGACTTTTTTGAAGCGGGCTCGGCGGTCTATCTGTTTTCTTTAAGCTTATTCCTTTTGCTCGCCGCTGGTATAGTTCTAATTGGCTTCAAAGAAAATATCCGGCGAAAAAAACACAAGCTGGAATCAAAAAAGCTGCTTATTACGGAAGAGGACCTGGAAAAACTGCCGCCGGCACTGGCAGCCCAGTTCCTTCACGGAAGAGAGGATAGTTCCAGGCATATATTGTCCGGACTCCTCTCCCTCGTGGCTAAACGGAAATTTCATTTAGGCTTCGATGAAAAACGAAGTGAATATTATTTCGAACGTAATCTCTCAGGGAGCGGGAGACTGGAGGAAGAGGAACAGTTTCTCGCAGACTGGTTCCTGGAAGAAATAGGGGATCACAGCAGATTTTATCCTTCCCAGCTGGAGGTATATACAGAAAACCGGGAAAACCGCGAGAGGTTTATTCAGCGGTATTATGAATGGGAGGAGAACAATGAACAAAAGCTGAAACAGCTTGGACTTCTGTCTGATCTCCCGTCACGGAAGCTTTTACTTGGAGCAATCGCCCTCATTCAGCTCGTAGCCGGAGGAATATTATTATTTGTCGTTCCTTTTGTGAGTATATTATATCTCGCTGGGGCGATTGCCTCGTTCTGGCTTATGTTTTATCTGAAAAACATGACTGATTATGGCTGGAAGATTTATTACCGATTCAAGGAATATAAGGAGCGGCTGCCGGAATCCGCGAAAAACCAGACCGACCTTTCTCAATTTCCCCCTGCGGCTCTTTATGCCCTTGCTTTCGGAAAAAAGGATGATTATTTCCGCCATCTCCCGGTGAAAGAAGCTCCTCCTTCTCTTCGCCAGGAAAATTTCCCGCTGTATTTTGCTGCAGGCTCAGGAGTTTTTGCTTTGTCGTCCGAAGAAGGAGATTTAGCCGATGACCTTGCAGCATCAATCGAAAAGGCTGTTTCTCCTGCCTACGAGGCAGCGGTTGAAGACGGTGCAGGAGGCTTTGATGCTTCCTGA
- a CDS encoding TVP38/TMEM64 family protein, which produces MKKGILILTGFILLLFLIDFEWIAHLRNEDMDYFTDGILEEAGYGLLWITIPLMVLQGSVTIFPVIVVILIHFISFGVVEGFIFSMIGTTIGALVCYWLAESFSGKWVDRFWEKREKALSKILRQINEYGVLMLVVLRSIPVMPSNLISIAAAFSPINFRSYLISTILGNISMIWLLSLLSAPLWISGPLFLPYLTAYIIFAAIVLGSYLYRFFTTEESTTRRRRFRRLSLGRK; this is translated from the coding sequence ATGAAAAAGGGAATCCTAATATTAACAGGATTCATACTTCTGCTCTTTCTGATAGATTTCGAATGGATTGCCCATCTCAGAAATGAGGATATGGACTATTTTACAGATGGAATTCTGGAAGAAGCAGGTTACGGACTTTTATGGATAACTATACCGCTGATGGTGCTTCAGGGTTCTGTCACAATTTTTCCCGTAATTGTAGTGATATTAATTCATTTTATAAGCTTCGGTGTAGTGGAAGGTTTTATCTTCAGTATGATAGGTACAACAATCGGCGCTTTAGTTTGCTACTGGCTTGCAGAATCGTTCAGTGGAAAGTGGGTTGACCGGTTTTGGGAGAAAAGAGAGAAGGCATTAAGCAAAATATTAAGGCAGATCAATGAATATGGTGTCCTGATGCTCGTCGTATTAAGAAGTATTCCCGTAATGCCAAGCAACCTTATTTCCATTGCGGCTGCATTCAGTCCCATAAATTTCAGAAGTTACTTAATTTCAACCATACTTGGAAATATTTCAATGATCTGGCTGCTAAGTCTTCTCTCAGCGCCCTTATGGATAAGCGGGCCGTTGTTCCTCCCTTATTTAACAGCATATATTATTTTTGCAGCAATCGTTCTCGGCTCCTACTTGTATCGTTTTTTTACCACAGAGGAGAGTACGACCCGGAGGCGGAGATTCAGAAGGCTATCCTTAGGCAGAAAATAA
- a CDS encoding MFS transporter, whose protein sequence is MNTTWKLKGMLFFFHSSMTILISYLPVYFQALGLTGGQIGVLLAAGPAASIIAQPFWGFMSDKWKTVKRVLLICLSGALATGFIVFQVTEYLLLIPLIYLFFTFMSPAGGLGDSLAQKVSVVKGVSFGSIRMWGSLGFAFSSLGGGIILTQIGIMNIYYVLAFFIVIALFFTYFAPDGEPSKKPVKLVNALKLAKNMKLLLFLLMCFAISLTHRINDSFIGLYIIELGGNESYIGMAWFIGVATEALVFALSVYWMRRFHPLTLIAIAGAVYVVRWLLMAAVPNPEFLLAVQVLHGISFGMFYLTAFQFVSRLLPEELESTGHLLFISVFFGISGVIGSLIGGTVMNYYELSVLYWIMFFLALTGLAGALLYRASFLRNNRGQNEPA, encoded by the coding sequence ATGAATACAACCTGGAAACTTAAAGGAATGCTGTTTTTCTTTCATTCTTCTATGACAATTCTTATAAGCTATCTGCCTGTTTATTTTCAGGCGCTTGGTCTGACAGGAGGTCAAATTGGAGTCCTTCTGGCTGCTGGCCCGGCAGCCTCTATTATTGCACAGCCCTTCTGGGGGTTTATGAGCGATAAATGGAAAACGGTAAAAAGGGTGCTGTTAATCTGCCTCTCAGGCGCACTGGCTACAGGATTTATTGTATTTCAGGTAACCGAGTACCTGCTCCTGATACCGCTGATTTATCTTTTCTTTACCTTTATGTCGCCTGCCGGCGGCCTTGGGGACAGCCTGGCGCAGAAAGTATCTGTTGTTAAAGGGGTGTCTTTTGGATCGATAAGAATGTGGGGCTCCCTCGGGTTTGCGTTTTCTTCCCTTGGCGGCGGGATTATTCTCACGCAAATCGGCATTATGAATATCTATTATGTCCTTGCTTTCTTTATCGTTATCGCATTATTTTTTACATACTTCGCTCCTGATGGAGAACCGTCAAAGAAACCTGTTAAACTGGTCAATGCACTGAAACTGGCGAAAAATATGAAACTGCTCTTATTTCTGTTAATGTGCTTCGCTATCAGTCTCACACATCGGATTAATGACTCGTTTATTGGGCTGTATATCATTGAACTTGGCGGGAATGAATCTTATATTGGCATGGCTTGGTTCATTGGTGTTGCTACAGAGGCTCTGGTATTTGCATTAAGTGTGTACTGGATGAGGAGATTCCATCCCCTGACGCTCATTGCCATCGCTGGTGCAGTCTATGTTGTGCGCTGGCTTCTCATGGCGGCAGTTCCGAATCCTGAATTTCTCCTCGCCGTGCAGGTGCTTCATGGCATCTCATTTGGCATGTTTTATCTGACTGCTTTTCAATTTGTATCGAGACTTCTGCCGGAAGAACTGGAGTCTACGGGCCATCTCTTGTTTATTTCAGTTTTCTTTGGCATTTCCGGTGTAATCGGCTCCCTTATTGGCGGGACAGTAATGAATTATTATGAACTGAGTGTTCTCTATTGGATCATGTTTTTCCTCGCTTTAACGGGGCTTGCAGGTGCGCTGCTGTACAGGGCTTCATTTTTGAGGAACAACCGGGGGCAGAACGAACCTGCTTAA
- a CDS encoding PHP domain-containing protein encodes MIKINEKADLHMHSTASDGSYKPEELMKKCAEAGLTLVSLTDHDTTQGIAPAKRAAEDLGMKFINGIELSSRAKGKHVDILGYGINPDHGPLQDALTFQQNMRVERMVKMLEKCKDEGMAISFEEVKVYAKGDTLSRPHVAKVMVEKRYASDVKEAFRKYLADGKPCYVPKEKEMTPAEAIDLIHDAGGLAIVAHPVFYSLDDEIFKWLVSGGLDGVEVYHRDHDKAAVSRFEALAAKAEAERGKAVLVTGGSDFHHESFGRAGELLGETKLPYEHGQLLYNILMNKV; translated from the coding sequence GTGATTAAAATAAACGAGAAAGCGGATTTGCATATGCATTCGACAGCCTCTGACGGCAGTTATAAACCAGAGGAGCTTATGAAAAAATGTGCGGAGGCAGGTCTGACACTTGTCTCTCTTACAGATCATGATACGACACAGGGCATTGCTCCTGCTAAAAGGGCCGCTGAAGACCTTGGCATGAAGTTCATCAATGGGATTGAGCTGTCTTCCCGGGCCAAGGGCAAACATGTGGATATATTAGGGTATGGCATAAATCCTGATCATGGACCTCTTCAGGATGCGCTCACGTTTCAGCAGAATATGAGAGTTGAGCGTATGGTCAAAATGCTCGAAAAATGCAAGGATGAGGGCATGGCCATCAGCTTTGAGGAAGTGAAGGTATATGCTAAAGGGGATACTCTTTCAAGGCCGCACGTTGCTAAAGTGATGGTTGAAAAAAGGTATGCTTCGGATGTAAAGGAGGCTTTCCGCAAATATTTAGCAGACGGAAAGCCGTGCTACGTTCCGAAAGAAAAAGAGATGACTCCTGCAGAGGCGATTGATCTTATTCATGATGCTGGCGGCCTGGCAATTGTCGCCCACCCTGTTTTTTATTCCCTCGATGACGAAATCTTTAAATGGCTTGTCTCCGGTGGGCTCGATGGGGTGGAAGTGTATCACCGGGACCACGATAAAGCAGCTGTCAGCCGTTTTGAAGCCCTGGCGGCCAAAGCGGAAGCCGAAAGGGGAAAAGCTGTCTTAGTTACCGGAGGTTCGGATTTTCACCATGAATCCTTCGGCAGGGCTGGGGAACTCCTTGGAGAAACGAAACTGCCCTATGAGCATGGGCAACTGCTGTACAATATACTCATGAACAAGGTCTGA
- the nadE gene encoding ammonia-dependent NAD(+) synthetase — translation MAGLQNEIIAALKVKSEIDPKKEVRDRVDFLKHYLKKTGMEGYVLGISGGQDSTLAGKLAQIAVDELNEEESTDKYKFIGVRLPYGVQGDEDHAQEAMDYIQPTVRVKIDIKPAVDAAFEQFYDATGESLSDFIKGNTKARERMKAQFDLAGHYKCLVIGTDHAAEAVTGFFTKYGDGACDIAPLYGLNKRQGIALLRELDGPEFIYSKVPTADLEDEKPMQPDEESLGMTYDQIDDYLEGKEIPQEAKENVERRYRQTEHKRQLPPTVFDDWWK, via the coding sequence ATGGCAGGTCTGCAGAATGAAATCATTGCAGCTTTAAAAGTGAAATCTGAAATCGATCCAAAAAAAGAGGTGAGAGACAGGGTTGATTTCCTGAAACACTACTTAAAGAAAACAGGGATGGAAGGCTATGTGCTTGGAATTTCAGGAGGCCAGGACTCCACTCTTGCAGGAAAGCTTGCACAGATTGCCGTGGATGAGCTGAACGAGGAAGAGAGCACGGATAAATATAAATTTATAGGTGTCAGGCTTCCGTACGGTGTGCAGGGCGATGAAGACCATGCACAGGAAGCAATGGATTACATCCAGCCGACAGTAAGGGTGAAAATAGATATTAAGCCTGCGGTGGACGCAGCGTTTGAACAATTTTATGATGCTACAGGAGAAAGCTTAAGCGATTTTATAAAAGGAAACACAAAAGCGAGAGAGAGAATGAAAGCGCAGTTCGACCTTGCCGGCCATTACAAGTGTTTAGTTATCGGCACAGACCATGCAGCCGAGGCTGTGACAGGATTTTTCACGAAATACGGCGACGGAGCCTGTGATATCGCGCCGTTGTATGGACTTAATAAACGGCAGGGGATCGCGCTGCTAAGAGAGCTTGACGGGCCGGAATTTATTTATTCAAAAGTCCCTACCGCTGACCTGGAGGATGAGAAGCCGATGCAGCCCGACGAAGAATCACTCGGGATGACTTATGACCAGATTGATGATTATCTGGAAGGAAAAGAGATTCCACAGGAAGCAAAAGAAAATGTTGAGCGGAGATACCGCCAGACTGAACATAAACGGCAGCTTCCACCGACTGTTTTTGATGACTGGTGGAAATAA